One Desulfovulcanus ferrireducens DNA segment encodes these proteins:
- a CDS encoding biotin/lipoyl-containing protein, whose protein sequence is MLNIKTLLEDIKKAPYREITIYSPHSGNIEFVLKDVGTKVKGVSGTWNEKPGTLLAYLVREGNKKPLYAPEKGEVVEFCGLRDGQFVQAGTPLLKIRHFLTKQEVIDIILQKALSLFLAPEKGKYYFVSEVDRKIKSKGCQAVNVKEGDEILILSRMKRETIIPYQGPEGIIYALYFKPGESVDAGKPLIGVCPREQLGQIKDVVARIQSEWEERE, encoded by the coding sequence TTGCTTAATATAAAGACACTATTAGAAGATATTAAAAAGGCCCCTTATAGAGAAATTACTATATATTCTCCTCATTCGGGGAACATCGAGTTTGTGCTCAAAGATGTGGGGACAAAGGTAAAAGGGGTTTCAGGAACATGGAACGAAAAGCCAGGGACCTTACTGGCTTATTTAGTACGTGAAGGAAATAAAAAGCCCCTTTATGCGCCGGAAAAAGGCGAGGTGGTTGAATTTTGCGGCTTAAGAGATGGGCAATTTGTACAGGCAGGTACCCCGCTTTTAAAGATCAGACATTTTCTAACCAAGCAAGAAGTCATAGACATTATTTTACAAAAAGCCTTATCCTTGTTTTTGGCCCCGGAAAAAGGAAAGTATTATTTTGTGTCTGAAGTTGATAGAAAGATAAAGTCGAAGGGGTGCCAGGCGGTCAATGTTAAAGAAGGAGATGAGATCCTGATTTTGTCCAGAATGAAAAGAGAAACAATTATCCCATATCAGGGCCCGGAAGGTATTATCTATGCTCTTTATTTTAAGCCGGGTGAAAGTGTGGATGCGGGCAAGCCTCTGATTGGTGTCTGTCCCAGAGAGCAATTGGGACAGATTAAGGATGTTGTCGCTCGTATCCAAAGTGAATGGGAAGAAAGAGAGTAA
- a CDS encoding single-stranded DNA-binding protein, with translation MAASLNKVFLIGRLGQDPRLAYTASGMPVVNFSMATDEGYTDREGNRVERTEWHRIVVFNKQAEFCANYLTKGRLVFVEGRLQTRKWQDQQGQDKYTTEIVASRVQALDPKGQQGETYATAPDPVQEKAKENNVEEELGPAFPSEAGGMDDAPF, from the coding sequence ATGGCTGCGAGCTTGAATAAAGTGTTTTTGATTGGCCGACTTGGCCAGGATCCTCGACTTGCTTATACAGCTAGTGGAATGCCGGTGGTTAACTTTTCCATGGCAACGGATGAGGGGTATACGGACAGGGAAGGAAATAGAGTAGAGCGTACTGAATGGCACAGGATTGTTGTTTTTAATAAGCAAGCTGAATTTTGTGCCAACTATTTGACTAAAGGCAGGTTGGTTTTTGTGGAGGGTCGTTTGCAGACCAGAAAATGGCAGGATCAGCAAGGACAGGACAAATATACCACAGAAATTGTGGCTTCCAGAGTACAGGCTTTAGATCCAAAAGGACAGCAGGGCGAAACATATGCTACTGCCCCTGATCCAGTTCAAGAGAAAGCTAAAGAAAATAATGTAGAAGAAGAACTAGGCCCGGCATTTCCTTCTGAAGCCGGGGGCATGGATGACGCTCCGTTTTAA